The stretch of DNA CTCCTACGGCAAGTACGACCGCGACTTTGGCAATGGGAGATGCTCTTGCTGTTTGTTTGCTTAAAAAAAGAGGCTTTACAGCGGAAGACTTTTTGCTTTTCCATCCTTCAGGTTCTTTGGGGAAAGGATTTTTATATACTATTGAAGAACTTATGCATGCGGACTTTGATTTACCTGTTTTAAAATCAGGCGATTCCTTCCAAAAAGCCGTTAATATCATCACCGAAAAACGCCTTGGTATAGGCATTATTGTCGATAACGAGGGAAAAACAACAGGTGTCCTGAGCGACGGTGATATAAGAAGGGCGGTTTTAAAATACTCTGACACTTCTAACCTGACCGTTGATATGGTTATGAATAACAGCCCCAAATTTATAAGAAAAAATGACCTGGCGGCAAAAGCCCTCCAAATGATGGAAACTTACTCCATCACTTCATTACTTATAAACGATGATGACTTAAGACCAATAGGAATTATACACATTCACGATTTATTAAAAGCAGGTGTAGCTTAATGAACAAAATTTTACAAAAT from Candidatus Gastranaerophilales bacterium encodes:
- a CDS encoding KpsF/GutQ family sugar-phosphate isomerase, which encodes MQSIEQDIRKKLIESAKEVFKIEADSISQLSERLNDSFVEAIEILYTCKGRVVISGMGKSGLIGKKIAATLSSTGTPSYFLHPAESTHGDSGILTKQDVVIAISNSGNTNELLQLLPIIKRLGIKIIAIVGNVNSVLGEKSDVVLDVSVEREACPLNKAPTASTTATLAMGDALAVCLLKKRGFTAEDFLLFHPSGSLGKGFLYTIEELMHADFDLPVLKSGDSFQKAVNIITEKRLGIGIIVDNEGKTTGVLSDGDIRRAVLKYSDTSNLTVDMVMNNSPKFIRKNDLAAKALQMMETYSITSLLINDDDLRPIGIIHIHDLLKAGVA